In Fibrobacter sp. UWB10, a single window of DNA contains:
- a CDS encoding site-specific integrase yields MAENTLKKTFSIRQINLSRGNRTWYGVVHTEGQAPRNISLGTTSAKAAKEWLVRMQAEELLPPLYRKALRDIPLKQAEDEFFACLDVSVKKITGYTYLSRLRPCWRFLDSEGITTLRQITQPVLLKLISSFCEDRRKTLRERFKGLKMWLVWCRDNYELADFEPWHNVKLKQLPPEPEKEFWTMPQIEAILNACPTDLYRLFLGLMAYAGLRMSEALYMRWEDFAPDLSEFALVGKMDKFAKMPISDKLRCLIEKVRPKNLEGRLFAEGKFPQKSWELMPLLKTVVMSAGLNAPGRIGHHKLRHSFATNLLRSQVDIKTVSTALRHAKVSTTLDIYVHTVDESVKDALEKL; encoded by the coding sequence ATGGCTGAAAATACACTCAAAAAGACATTCTCTATCAGGCAAATCAACCTTTCCCGGGGTAACAGGACCTGGTACGGGGTGGTTCACACCGAGGGCCAGGCTCCTCGGAACATATCTTTGGGAACCACCAGCGCAAAGGCGGCCAAAGAATGGCTTGTTCGGATGCAAGCGGAGGAGCTTTTACCCCCATTGTACAGGAAAGCCTTGCGGGATATTCCGCTAAAACAGGCTGAGGATGAGTTCTTTGCTTGCCTTGATGTGTCGGTGAAGAAGATTACTGGATATACCTATTTGAGCCGTTTGCGTCCATGCTGGCGGTTTTTGGACAGCGAAGGGATAACCACTTTACGCCAAATCACGCAACCAGTGCTTTTAAAGCTGATTAGCAGTTTTTGTGAAGACCGAAGAAAGACGCTTAGAGAGCGCTTTAAAGGTCTAAAAATGTGGCTGGTGTGGTGCCGCGATAATTATGAGCTAGCAGACTTTGAACCTTGGCACAATGTCAAATTGAAACAACTCCCTCCCGAGCCTGAAAAGGAGTTTTGGACCATGCCTCAGATTGAGGCTATTTTGAATGCTTGCCCAACGGATCTATATAGGCTCTTTCTTGGGCTTATGGCCTATGCTGGCCTGAGGATGTCTGAAGCTCTATATATGCGCTGGGAGGACTTTGCGCCCGATCTTAGTGAGTTTGCCCTGGTTGGTAAAATGGACAAATTTGCCAAAATGCCCATTAGCGATAAACTCAGGTGCCTGATCGAGAAAGTCCGGCCAAAGAACCTCGAGGGGCGCCTGTTTGCTGAAGGTAAGTTTCCGCAAAAGTCTTGGGAGCTAATGCCCTTATTAAAAACCGTGGTTATGTCGGCGGGCTTAAATGCCCCGGGACGCATTGGACATCACAAGCTCCGCCACTCCTTTGCGACGAACCTTTTAAGATCCCAGGTTGATATAAAAACCGTGTCGACGGCACTCCGACACGCTAAGGTGAGCACCACACTTGACATCTATGTCCACACCGTAGATGAATCTGTTAAAGATGCGCTTGAAAAGCTGTGA
- a CDS encoding tyrosine-type recombinase/integrase, producing MTTEALNEWWKQMKSKGAEYLSIGKEGKTCKLHARKHGEKQRLGQISLGTTDKKYADRILGLLLADESDTSPASVIRQYYEHKLRMVDACRDKERHLRFVLPRIKTAKTNCSRLKCHLLPFCNKYHIKDIKELYQRDNVGKFLNYLDDTVPESATCASIVKTTKAFLHWYDRPSKTPLATREFEEAIRGYSRIFAHKIRKVKTFLSNDDVHKLLTSESEIPELKARILAHLVGGLRHNEIGGLRWCDLDKQQGHLVVSNAKGGIARYAQYPKCLCEAFEKIRRTRTKNIMQGDFVFTYRSYSQINDIIQQHIREVCGASGKDLGGNCLRRSGCHSINMAHPGLGDKQLGHANTSRITDTYYCDRTDFKDVNSYWDEVYDELTNSKGAIIGQEDPAIYTGKIITLTAS from the coding sequence ATGACCACCGAAGCATTAAACGAATGGTGGAAGCAAATGAAATCGAAAGGCGCCGAATACCTCAGTATAGGTAAAGAGGGTAAAACCTGCAAACTTCACGCACGTAAACATGGGGAAAAACAACGCCTAGGGCAAATAAGCCTAGGCACAACAGATAAGAAATACGCTGATCGGATTCTTGGACTACTTTTAGCAGATGAATCAGACACATCACCAGCATCCGTTATTAGGCAATATTACGAACATAAACTTAGAATGGTTGATGCTTGTCGCGACAAGGAGCGACACCTTCGCTTTGTCCTTCCTCGCATAAAGACCGCAAAGACAAACTGTTCTCGTTTAAAATGCCATCTACTTCCATTCTGCAATAAATATCACATTAAAGATATAAAAGAACTTTACCAACGTGATAATGTCGGCAAATTTCTGAATTACCTAGACGATACTGTTCCCGAATCGGCAACCTGTGCAAGCATTGTCAAAACAACAAAGGCTTTTCTCCATTGGTATGATCGCCCCAGCAAAACACCCTTAGCGACCCGCGAATTTGAAGAAGCAATTCGAGGATATAGCCGTATCTTTGCACATAAGATTCGCAAGGTGAAAACATTCCTTAGCAATGATGATGTTCACAAATTACTCACTAGCGAAAGCGAAATTCCCGAGCTAAAAGCTCGCATCCTAGCTCATCTTGTAGGTGGTCTACGCCATAACGAAATTGGAGGTCTACGATGGTGCGATCTTGATAAACAACAAGGGCACCTTGTTGTTTCAAACGCGAAGGGAGGAATCGCTAGATACGCCCAATATCCAAAATGTCTTTGCGAGGCTTTTGAAAAAATTCGTCGAACTCGCACAAAAAACATCATGCAAGGAGACTTTGTTTTTACTTACCGCTCCTACAGCCAAATAAATGACATCATTCAACAACACATCCGAGAAGTTTGTGGAGCAAGCGGCAAGGATCTTGGCGGAAACTGCCTCCGTCGCTCGGGATGTCATAGCATAAACATGGCACATCCCGGACTTGGAGACAAACAACTAGGCCACGCCAACACTTCACGGATTACAGACACATATTACTGCGACCGCACAGACTTTAAAGATGTCAACAGCTACTGGGATGAGGTGTACGATGAATTAACAAACAGCAAGGGCGCAATCATCGGGCAAGAAGATCCTGCAATCTACACCGGGAAAATAATCACCCTTACAGCGTCCTAA